A DNA window from Actinomycetota bacterium contains the following coding sequences:
- a CDS encoding P-II family nitrogen regulator has protein sequence MIQCVFKGERLFDVQKAMEDIDIVGMTIWEVKGHGRQMGHIEHYRGLETKVNLLPKLMLEIVVPHDEVEIIVESLLKAARTGDIGDGKIFLLPVADVIRVRTGERGKQAI, from the coding sequence ATGATCCAGTGCGTATTCAAGGGTGAGCGCCTCTTTGACGTGCAGAAGGCCATGGAAGACATCGACATCGTGGGCATGACCATCTGGGAAGTTAAAGGCCACGGTCGCCAGATGGGGCATATCGAGCATTACCGCGGCCTCGAGACCAAGGTCAACCTGCTGCCCAAGCTGATGCTTGAGATCGTCGTGCCCCACGACGAGGTCGAGATCATCGTCGAGTCACTGCTGAAGGCGGCGCGCACCGGCGACATCGGCGACGGCAAGATCTTCCTGCTGCCTGTGGCCGACGTCATCCGCGTCCGCACCGGCGAGCGAGGCAAGCAAGCGATCTAA
- a CDS encoding glutamine synthetase family protein, producing the protein MNKDQVLKAVQEQDVKFIRFWFTDVVGTLKSFAVTAAELETGLNNGMGFDGSSITGYQDIEESDMIAMPDPSTFKILPWRGDEHKVGRMICDVLNPDGTPYEGDPRYQLKRALKRAEEMGFDHFYVGPELEFFYFKNSEGTEVLDKGGYFDLTPLDVASDLRRDTVMALEQMGIKVEYSHHEVGPSQHEIDIKFGDALKIADDAMTYRLVVKEVAELYGVYATFMPKPIFGENGSGMHTHQSLFRGGDNAFFDGDDQYFLSKEAKGYIAGLLKHASEISAVFAQWVNSYKRLVPGYEAPVYKAWSRRNRSALIRVPMYHPGQEKATRCEFRSPDPACNPYLTFAVMLQAGLDGIEKGYEIEDPMEMNLYDLSDAERDEMGIQTLPDSLGAAIKEAENSELLKKALGDHIFSRFIELKKKEWNDYRVQLTQWEMDRYLSIL; encoded by the coding sequence ATGAACAAGGACCAGGTATTGAAGGCAGTTCAGGAGCAGGACGTGAAGTTCATACGTTTCTGGTTCACGGATGTGGTGGGGACCCTCAAGAGTTTTGCGGTTACTGCTGCCGAGCTCGAGACCGGGCTCAACAACGGCATGGGTTTTGACGGCTCGTCGATCACCGGATACCAGGACATCGAGGAGAGCGACATGATCGCCATGCCCGACCCCTCGACTTTCAAGATCCTGCCATGGCGCGGCGATGAGCATAAAGTCGGCCGCATGATCTGCGACGTGCTCAACCCCGACGGCACTCCCTACGAGGGAGATCCCCGCTACCAGCTCAAGCGCGCGCTCAAGCGGGCGGAAGAGATGGGCTTCGACCATTTCTACGTCGGCCCCGAGCTCGAGTTCTTCTATTTCAAAAACTCCGAGGGCACCGAGGTGCTCGACAAGGGCGGCTACTTCGATCTTACTCCGCTTGACGTCGCCAGCGACCTGAGGCGCGACACGGTAATGGCTCTCGAGCAGATGGGCATCAAGGTGGAGTACAGCCACCACGAGGTCGGCCCCAGCCAGCACGAGATCGACATCAAGTTCGGCGACGCGCTCAAGATCGCCGACGACGCCATGACCTACCGCCTGGTGGTCAAGGAAGTCGCCGAGCTCTATGGCGTCTACGCCACTTTCATGCCCAAGCCGATCTTCGGTGAGAACGGTAGCGGCATGCACACGCATCAGTCCCTCTTCCGCGGTGGCGACAACGCCTTCTTCGACGGCGACGACCAGTACTTCCTCAGCAAGGAAGCCAAGGGTTATATCGCCGGACTGCTCAAGCACGCCAGCGAGATCAGCGCTGTCTTCGCCCAGTGGGTCAATTCCTACAAGCGCCTGGTGCCCGGTTACGAAGCTCCGGTCTACAAGGCCTGGTCGCGGCGCAACCGCTCGGCGCTCATCCGCGTGCCGATGTATCATCCCGGCCAGGAGAAGGCCACCCGCTGCGAATTCCGCAGCCCCGACCCCGCCTGCAATCCGTACCTGACCTTCGCGGTCATGCTGCAGGCCGGCCTCGACGGCATCGAGAAGGGTTACGAGATCGAGGATCCCATGGAAATGAACCTCTACGATCTCTCCGATGCCGAGCGCGACGAGATGGGAATCCAGACCCTGCCCGATAGTCTGGGCGCGGCCATCAAGGAAGCCGAGAACAGCGAGCTCCTCAAGAAGGCTCTCGGCGACCATATCTTCAGCCGCTTCATCGAGCTCAAGAAGAAGGAATGGAATGACTACCGGGTGCAGCTGACCCAGTGGGAAATGGACCGGTACCTGTCCATCCTCTAA
- a CDS encoding ammonium transporter — protein sequence MNAPTGLTDLVSAGNVFFLLWGAVLIFSMHAGFAFLEAGSVRKKNIVNALTKIPTDWAVSTVVYFLIGFPIAYGITFLGNATNLLGDNNGFNLAHFFFLLCFAAVIPAIISGGVAERMKFGPQVLAGAIFVAVAYPLFEGLVWGHFNVLGSSDGWLASAFGAGFHDYAGSVVVHAMGGWLALPAILLLGPRMGRYVNGDSRPLQIHSVPFVALGSWLLMVGWFGFNVASAATLPNISGLVAANSLLAMGGGLLAAVLVSKRDSVFVYNGALAGLVAVCAGSDLMHPLAALAVGAIAGLIFVKGFLWANEKLRIDDVLGVWPLHGLCGTWGGIAAGIFGYKQLGGVGGVNFFSQLAGTAACIVIALAISTVTYYLIKKTMGIRLSPQEELLGSDLSIHAGKAYPEELI from the coding sequence ATGAACGCCCCCACCGGGCTCACCGATCTAGTCAGCGCAGGCAACGTGTTCTTCCTGTTATGGGGAGCGGTATTGATATTTTCCATGCACGCGGGCTTTGCCTTCCTGGAAGCAGGCAGTGTCAGAAAAAAGAACATTGTCAATGCCCTGACGAAGATCCCGACCGACTGGGCCGTTTCCACCGTGGTCTATTTCCTCATCGGTTTCCCCATCGCCTACGGAATAACCTTCCTCGGCAACGCCACCAACCTGCTGGGGGACAACAACGGATTCAATCTGGCGCATTTTTTCTTCCTGCTATGCTTCGCCGCCGTCATCCCGGCGATCATCAGCGGCGGCGTCGCCGAGCGCATGAAGTTCGGCCCGCAGGTGCTGGCCGGAGCCATTTTCGTGGCGGTGGCCTATCCGCTGTTCGAGGGTCTGGTCTGGGGACATTTCAATGTTTTGGGATCGTCCGACGGCTGGCTGGCGAGCGCTTTCGGCGCCGGCTTCCATGATTACGCCGGCTCGGTCGTCGTCCACGCCATGGGCGGCTGGCTGGCGCTGCCGGCGATCCTGCTGCTCGGACCGCGCATGGGACGATATGTAAACGGGGACAGCCGTCCGCTGCAGATCCACAGTGTTCCCTTCGTCGCCCTCGGCAGCTGGCTGCTGATGGTCGGCTGGTTCGGCTTCAACGTCGCCTCGGCGGCGACTCTGCCGAACATTTCCGGCCTGGTGGCGGCCAACTCGCTGCTGGCGATGGGCGGCGGGCTGCTGGCCGCGGTGCTGGTTTCCAAGCGAGACAGCGTCTTCGTTTATAACGGCGCCCTCGCCGGCCTGGTCGCTGTCTGCGCCGGCTCCGACCTGATGCATCCGCTGGCGGCTCTGGCGGTAGGCGCGATCGCCGGCCTCATCTTCGTCAAGGGATTCCTTTGGGCCAACGAGAAGCTACGCATCGATGACGTGCTGGGCGTCTGGCCGCTGCACGGCCTCTGCGGGACCTGGGGTGGAATAGCCGCCGGCATCTTCGGGTACAAACAGCTCGGAGGCGTCGGCGGGGTCAACTTCTTTTCGCAGCTCGCCGGGACAGCGGCCTGCATCGTCATAGCTCTGGCGATCTCGACAGTGACCTATTACCTCATCAAAAAAACGATGGGCATCCGGCTCTCTCCCCAGGAAGAGCTGCTGGGCTCCGACCTTTCAATCCATGCCGGCAAGGCTTATCCCGAGGAGCTGATATAG